A window of Argopecten irradians isolate NY chromosome 1, Ai_NY, whole genome shotgun sequence contains these coding sequences:
- the LOC138320162 gene encoding sushi, nidogen and EGF-like domain-containing protein 1, with amino-acid sequence MPGDPVMTTGLVFTFCLSGVVSLTLNDLYPCPINSITTSDDQLLYRNDDGYSEVINFTFPYYNSTQSLTYVNTNGDITFKFPLSWTHPPVISANTHVQIAPFWADVDIIRYGQIWYKQSSTTYLLNRAESEVQQAFPDLRNFHPSSVLTVTWNKVPYHGGPNDEVFIIENTFQVVLTTNGVQSFVMFHYLKLDWADNAWVGFNAGDGVTNYTIEGSPSDDIVNLVTKSNVGVPGKFLFRVDGYDIKFPYRNITASYTTGMNM; translated from the exons ATGCCCGGAGACCCAGTCATGACCACTGGCCTAGTGTTCACCTTTTGCTTAAGCGGTGTGGTCagtttgaccttgaatgacctCTATCCATGCCCCATTAACAGCATTACAACATCAGATGACCAGTTGCTCTACCGGAATGATGATGGCTATTCGGAAGTAATTAACTTTACTTTTCCGTATTACAACTCAACACAATCTTTGACTTAT GTGAACACAAATGGAGATATTACATTCAAATTTCCGTTGTCCTGGACTCATCCTCCAGTGATTTCAGCAAATACCCATGTACAAATCGCTCCATTCTGGGCCGATGTAGACATCATACGGTACGGACAAATTTGGTACAAACAGAGTTCTACTACATACCTCCTTAACCGAGCAGAGTCAGAAGTACAGCAAGCGTTCCCGGACCTGAGAAATTTCCATCCATCATCTGTGTTAACGGTTACATGGAATAAAGTACCTTATCATGGAGGACCTAACGATGAGGTATTCATTATTGA AAATACCTTCCAGGTAGTGCTTACAACGAATGGTGTACAATCATTTGTGATGTTCCATTACTTGAAGTTAGACTGGGCAGATAACGCGTGG GTTGGATTTAACGCTGGAGATGGTGTGACTAATTACACTATTGAAGGATCGCCGTCCGATGACATCGTTAACCTTGTAACCAAATCAAATGTTGGTGTTCCAGGAAAGTTCCTTTTTCGCGTCGACGGATATGATATAAAATTCCCATACCGAAATATCACCgctagttatacaacaggtatGAATATGTAG